The Corynebacterium renale genome includes a region encoding these proteins:
- a CDS encoding DUF3027 domain-containing protein: MSTRTRRHARSPKHSVLHSAHAVSAARAAAQDTDEDAVGDHIGVRIIDEHSAIHRFRAELPGYQGWEWQVVVAAAPGADQVTISEVALVPEPHGEALRAPEWVPYSDRLRPGDLKPGDIMPPEPGDERLTEDPEYSATIATDADRSRAHLERQYFLSRAGLKEATARWRTGEFGPNSEYAEKAPLQCTTCAFYIPLGQPVGTNFGVCANEYAADGHVVHATAGCGAHSEGSTGMEPAERVGNPFDDEAF, translated from the coding sequence ATGAGTACCCGCACACGCCGACACGCCCGATCCCCCAAGCACTCCGTGCTCCACAGCGCGCACGCCGTTTCCGCAGCCCGCGCAGCAGCACAGGACACTGATGAGGACGCAGTCGGCGACCACATCGGAGTGCGCATTATCGACGAGCACAGCGCAATCCACCGATTCCGCGCCGAACTACCGGGCTACCAGGGCTGGGAATGGCAGGTCGTTGTTGCGGCGGCGCCCGGTGCTGACCAGGTCACGATCAGCGAAGTGGCCCTCGTCCCCGAACCCCACGGGGAAGCGCTCCGCGCCCCCGAATGGGTCCCATACTCCGACCGGCTACGCCCCGGCGACCTCAAGCCGGGCGACATCATGCCCCCGGAGCCTGGCGACGAACGCCTCACCGAAGATCCCGAATACTCGGCAACAATCGCCACCGACGCAGACCGGTCTCGCGCTCATCTCGAGCGGCAGTACTTCCTCAGTCGCGCCGGGCTCAAAGAGGCCACCGCGCGGTGGCGCACTGGCGAATTTGGCCCCAACTCTGAGTACGCCGAAAAGGCGCCGCTGCAATGTACGACGTGCGCTTTTTATATCCCGCTGGGGCAGCCGGTGGGCACGAACTTTGGCGTGTGCGCCAACGAATACGCCGCGGATGGGCACGTCGTCCACGCAACCGCCGGGTGTGGAGCTCATTCCGAGGGCAGTACCGGGATGGAACCCGCGGAACGGGTGGGAAACCCCTTCGATGACGAGGCCTTCTAA
- a CDS encoding DUF6928 family protein: protein MTMFGFPPQAGTEHKATVTIWFINTDDPAAILSQEPDSDRGFGRKYLAQLQPGWPVTPIGDFPMNRSTPAGDGEFYIAAYPHITVMQTVLEGVEKITHIDQRIIGSLPHTELVAISRNPETGLGGFVRIVDGEVERAFSATREHIYKDIGLPQPFEAEFWAGEDGTETTGIQLPFHPIHMASAAEDYWLGLEISPDGIDVNISAFAVDGRPAPKLAAPETTTPLGELVQHSAAALGLSEGGNYDDYEVHDRTPSSGDEFARLAEASAAAMKRVRRGVVRRAKSAAQAIGERIRHADRP from the coding sequence ATGACCATGTTCGGATTCCCACCACAGGCAGGCACCGAGCACAAAGCAACGGTAACGATCTGGTTCATCAACACCGATGACCCTGCCGCGATCCTTTCCCAGGAGCCGGATTCCGACCGCGGATTCGGTCGCAAATATTTAGCCCAACTGCAACCGGGGTGGCCGGTGACGCCCATCGGCGACTTCCCCATGAACCGATCCACGCCCGCCGGCGACGGCGAATTTTATATAGCCGCGTACCCGCACATCACGGTCATGCAAACCGTCCTCGAAGGTGTGGAAAAGATTACGCACATCGACCAGCGCATCATCGGATCATTGCCACATACTGAGCTCGTAGCCATTTCCCGCAACCCGGAGACTGGACTCGGCGGCTTTGTGCGCATCGTCGACGGCGAAGTGGAGCGCGCATTCTCCGCAACCCGCGAGCACATCTACAAAGACATCGGGCTACCGCAACCCTTCGAAGCCGAATTCTGGGCAGGCGAAGACGGCACCGAAACTACCGGCATACAACTGCCTTTCCACCCCATCCACATGGCGTCCGCGGCAGAAGACTACTGGCTCGGCCTGGAAATCAGCCCTGACGGGATTGACGTCAACATTTCTGCTTTTGCTGTCGACGGTCGCCCCGCCCCCAAACTCGCAGCCCCAGAAACCACCACTCCCCTGGGGGAACTCGTGCAGCATTCCGCCGCCGCGTTAGGTCTGAGCGAAGGCGGCAACTACGACGACTACGAAGTCCACGACCGCACGCCCAGCTCCGGCGACGAATTCGCCCGCCTCGCGGAAGCTTCCGCGGCAGCGATGAAACGAGTGCGCCGTGGCGTGGTGCGCCGCGCGAAGTCCGCTGCTCAAGCTATCGGCGAACGTATCCGACACGCCGACCGCCCTTAG
- the sepH gene encoding septation protein SepH, with amino-acid sequence MRELYVVGSESTESSVVLSTDPTNPDDGERFFFAVTDELRTALLGDTAEPEAPAEEPAAAPAYARREPQQLSEPDPLLTTPLSMRPAEIQDRIRSGATVSELAEEMGVAESRVEPFAHPVLQERARFAALGRGAHPVRDNGPARLSLEAILATAFAARGLDIEDASWDAYRNEQRQWTVVVRWSVGQSDNTATWTIQNHMTSSPTALPSNELAAELTDPERSSSPRPVASVTPRSDDDTRDLPRIVPLNETPPADEEPREENDEDLLQHPEAEEKPKKRRKAVTPHWEDVLLGVRSNTKRPRK; translated from the coding sequence ATGCGAGAGCTCTACGTCGTCGGTTCAGAATCAACGGAATCGTCTGTTGTACTGAGCACCGACCCGACGAACCCCGACGACGGCGAACGGTTCTTTTTCGCCGTCACCGACGAACTACGCACTGCCCTCCTCGGCGACACCGCGGAGCCCGAAGCACCCGCCGAAGAACCGGCTGCGGCACCCGCGTATGCACGCCGTGAACCACAGCAGCTTTCCGAACCAGATCCTCTCCTAACCACTCCTTTAAGTATGCGGCCAGCCGAAATCCAGGACCGCATTCGCTCCGGCGCCACGGTTAGCGAACTGGCAGAAGAAATGGGCGTGGCTGAATCACGTGTCGAACCATTCGCTCACCCGGTGCTTCAAGAACGTGCCCGCTTTGCCGCCCTGGGCCGCGGTGCGCACCCCGTCCGCGACAACGGCCCCGCACGGCTTAGCTTGGAGGCCATCTTGGCCACCGCCTTTGCTGCGCGCGGATTAGATATTGAAGACGCGAGCTGGGACGCGTACCGCAACGAACAACGCCAGTGGACTGTGGTGGTGCGCTGGTCAGTCGGCCAATCCGATAACACCGCAACGTGGACAATCCAAAACCACATGACCTCCTCCCCCACTGCGTTGCCGTCGAATGAGCTGGCCGCCGAACTTACCGACCCCGAACGCTCCTCGAGTCCGCGACCCGTCGCCTCTGTTACCCCACGTTCCGACGACGACACTCGCGACCTGCCCCGCATAGTCCCGCTCAATGAGACTCCTCCCGCCGATGAAGAACCACGCGAAGAAAACGACGAGGACCTCTTGCAGCACCCAGAAGCGGAAGAGAAGCCGAAGAAGCGTCGTAAAGCAGTCACCCCGCACTGGGAAGACGTCTTGCTCGGCGTGCGTTCCAACACGAAACGGCCAAGGAAGTAG
- a CDS encoding TrmH family RNA methyltransferase, which yields MFFISDPSDPRLDDVRDLNHSDHRPDLPGGKGLVIAEGPLVVPRLLESRFPVRCIVGFPEKVEKFLASHEVDPAIPIYTVSRETLAQVAGFDMHRGLLATADRAPAYSVDEVVRDARTLLILEGVGDHENIGAMFRNAAGLGVDGVLFGNGCADPLYRRSVRVSMGHVLRIPFAHFGGTHTTWQRELSPLADASFRLISLTPDPGAAHLADALVDDEGRPWERLALLAGAEGPGLTEHAMRATHIRARIPMAPGTDSLNVATSAAIALYERARSLR from the coding sequence GTGTTTTTTATTTCTGACCCCTCCGACCCGCGCCTCGACGACGTCCGCGACCTGAACCACTCCGACCACCGCCCTGACCTTCCGGGTGGCAAAGGGCTAGTCATCGCAGAAGGTCCGCTGGTAGTTCCACGCCTTCTCGAATCGCGCTTTCCGGTTCGTTGCATCGTGGGATTCCCGGAGAAGGTGGAAAAATTCTTAGCCAGCCATGAAGTAGATCCTGCGATACCGATCTACACTGTCAGCCGCGAAACGCTGGCTCAGGTCGCAGGCTTTGACATGCACCGCGGGCTCCTCGCAACCGCCGACCGTGCTCCCGCGTATTCCGTCGACGAGGTTGTTCGCGATGCCCGCACCCTACTCATTCTCGAGGGAGTAGGCGATCACGAAAATATTGGAGCCATGTTCCGAAACGCTGCGGGCCTCGGCGTCGACGGCGTCCTTTTCGGAAACGGCTGCGCGGACCCACTGTACCGGCGCAGCGTCCGCGTCTCTATGGGCCATGTGCTCCGAATCCCGTTCGCCCACTTCGGCGGCACGCACACGACGTGGCAGCGGGAGCTTTCCCCGCTTGCCGACGCCTCCTTCCGGCTCATTTCGCTTACCCCGGACCCCGGCGCCGCGCACTTGGCGGATGCACTCGTCGATGATGAAGGCCGTCCGTGGGAACGCTTAGCCCTGTTGGCGGGGGCGGAGGGCCCCGGACTGACGGAGCATGCCATGCGGGCGACACATATCCGCGCGCGTATCCCGATGGCACCGGGGACCGACTCGCTGAACGTTGCGACGTCGGCAGCCATCGCCTTGTACGAGCGGGCACGATCCTTGCGGTAA
- a CDS encoding NCS2 family permease gives MAQTPESTRQLSAIDTYFKITERGSTIGDEVRGGVVSFFAMAYIIIINPLILGTSPDREGTVLGTAQVAAATALAAGVMTIAFGVIAKYPFGIAAGLGLNTMVAVTLVGGHDLTWAEAMGLIVLDGIVIVLLALSGFREAVFKAIPPSLKAAIGVGIGLFIALIGFVDAGFVTRLPDAANTTVPVGLGINGSIGTWPTLVFVIGLVICGGLVVRNVKGGLFIGIIATTIIAMIVEAVTGTGSSAENPGGWSLAVPVLPDGLGGIPDLSIVGNVDIIGAFAHVGVVTATLLVFTLVLANFFDAMGTMTALGKTGNLIDKDGNLPGLKKALVVEGAGAIVGGAASASSNTVFADSAAGVGDGARTGLANVVTGVLFLAAMFLTPLYEIVPIEAAAPVLVVVGAMMISQVTDIEWHRFEIAMPAFLTIVVMPFTYSIANGIGVGFIAYTALMICAGKIKQIHWIMWLVSALFLVFFGMTPIMEAIG, from the coding sequence ATGGCTCAAACGCCCGAGTCGACGCGCCAGCTGAGTGCAATCGACACATACTTCAAGATTACGGAGCGCGGCTCCACCATCGGGGATGAGGTGCGCGGCGGTGTCGTGTCCTTCTTCGCGATGGCCTACATCATCATCATTAACCCCCTTATCCTTGGCACGTCGCCCGACCGCGAAGGCACAGTGCTGGGAACCGCGCAGGTCGCGGCTGCCACCGCACTCGCGGCCGGCGTCATGACCATCGCTTTCGGCGTGATCGCTAAGTACCCGTTCGGTATCGCAGCGGGCCTAGGCCTGAACACCATGGTCGCCGTCACACTCGTTGGTGGCCACGACTTGACCTGGGCAGAAGCCATGGGGCTGATCGTCCTCGACGGTATCGTTATCGTCCTGCTGGCCCTGTCCGGGTTCCGTGAGGCCGTGTTCAAGGCAATCCCACCATCGCTGAAAGCAGCAATCGGCGTGGGCATCGGCTTGTTTATCGCGCTGATCGGCTTCGTTGACGCTGGTTTTGTCACGCGTCTGCCAGACGCCGCAAACACCACTGTTCCCGTTGGCCTGGGCATTAACGGCTCGATTGGCACGTGGCCGACGTTGGTCTTTGTCATCGGCCTGGTTATCTGCGGTGGCCTCGTTGTCCGCAATGTTAAAGGCGGGCTATTCATCGGAATTATCGCCACCACCATCATCGCGATGATCGTCGAAGCGGTTACCGGCACCGGTTCGTCGGCGGAAAACCCGGGAGGCTGGTCCCTGGCCGTCCCCGTGCTTCCCGACGGCCTCGGCGGCATCCCGGATCTGTCCATCGTGGGCAACGTGGACATCATCGGTGCGTTCGCGCATGTGGGCGTGGTCACCGCGACGCTGCTCGTATTCACGTTGGTGCTGGCCAACTTCTTCGACGCAATGGGCACGATGACTGCGCTCGGCAAGACCGGCAACCTCATCGACAAGGACGGCAATCTGCCGGGGTTGAAGAAAGCCCTTGTTGTTGAAGGTGCTGGTGCGATTGTGGGTGGTGCCGCGTCGGCCTCCTCTAACACGGTGTTCGCGGACTCCGCTGCTGGCGTGGGCGACGGCGCCCGCACCGGATTGGCCAACGTTGTCACCGGCGTGCTCTTCCTCGCCGCTATGTTCCTCACCCCGCTGTATGAAATCGTGCCCATTGAAGCTGCAGCACCTGTGCTCGTGGTCGTTGGTGCCATGATGATTAGCCAGGTCACTGACATCGAATGGCATCGTTTTGAGATCGCGATGCCCGCGTTCCTCACGATCGTCGTCATGCCATTTACGTACTCGATTGCAAACGGTATCGGCGTCGGCTTTATTGCCTACACGGCGCTCATGATTTGTGCCGGCAAGATTAAGCAGATCCACTGGATCATGTGGCTGGTCTCAGCGCTCTTCCTCGTATTCTTCGGGATGACGCCCATCATGGAGGCAATCGGCTAG
- a CDS encoding FKBP-type peptidyl-prolyl cis-trans isomerase codes for MEKPQIALSAEPAPDHLVVEDLIVGEGAEAPRGATVEVHYVGVDYENGQEFDSSWDRKQTIEFPLDRLIAGWQEGIPGMKVGGRRKLVCPPELAYGPAGGGHPLSGRTLVFVIDLLNVL; via the coding sequence ATGGAGAAACCACAGATCGCCTTGTCTGCGGAACCGGCGCCTGATCACCTCGTCGTCGAAGACTTAATCGTTGGTGAAGGCGCTGAAGCCCCCCGCGGCGCGACGGTCGAAGTTCACTACGTGGGCGTGGACTACGAAAATGGGCAAGAATTTGATTCCTCGTGGGATCGTAAGCAAACTATCGAGTTCCCGTTGGACCGCCTGATTGCGGGCTGGCAGGAAGGTATTCCGGGAATGAAGGTGGGCGGTCGCCGCAAGCTGGTGTGCCCACCGGAATTGGCCTATGGCCCAGCCGGCGGCGGCCACCCGCTTTCTGGGCGCACGTTGGTCTTCGTGATTGACTTGCTGAACGTTCTCTAG
- a CDS encoding citrate synthase → MATDNKDKAVLHYPGGEFEMNIKHATEGNSGIELGKMLSETGLTTFDPGYVSTGSTESKITYIDGDAGILRYRGYDIADLAENATFNEVSYLLIYGELPTPEQLKEFNHGIRIHTLLDEDFKAQFNVFPRNAHPMAVLASSVNILSTYYQDQLDPLDEAQLDKATIRLMAKVPMLAAYAYRASKGAPYMYPDNSLNARENFLRMMFGYPTEPYEVDPIMVKALDKLLILHADHEQNCSTSTVRMVGSAQANMFVSIAGGINALSGPLHGGANQAVLEMLEDIDQNHGGDATEFMNRVKNKEKGVRLMGFGHRVYKNYDPRAAIVKETAHEVLDHLGGDHLLDLAMKLEEIALSDDYFISRKLYPNVDFYTGLIYRAMGFPTDFFTVLFAIGRLPGWIAHYREQLAMNTKINRPRQIYTGETLRKFVPRDQR, encoded by the coding sequence ATGGCTACAGACAACAAGGACAAGGCAGTACTGCATTACCCAGGTGGCGAGTTCGAAATGAACATCAAGCACGCCACCGAGGGGAATTCCGGCATTGAACTGGGCAAGATGCTCAGTGAAACCGGCCTCACCACCTTCGACCCCGGCTACGTTTCCACTGGCTCCACCGAGTCGAAGATTACCTACATCGACGGCGACGCCGGAATCCTGCGCTACCGCGGCTACGACATCGCCGACCTCGCAGAGAACGCCACCTTCAATGAAGTCTCCTACCTTCTAATCTACGGTGAGCTACCGACCCCGGAGCAGCTGAAGGAATTCAACCACGGCATCCGTATCCACACCCTCCTTGACGAAGACTTTAAGGCGCAATTCAACGTGTTCCCGCGCAACGCTCACCCCATGGCCGTGCTTGCGTCCTCGGTGAACATTCTGTCCACCTACTACCAAGATCAGCTCGATCCGCTCGACGAGGCCCAGCTGGACAAGGCGACGATCCGCCTGATGGCAAAGGTCCCCATGCTGGCCGCCTACGCATACCGCGCGTCTAAGGGTGCTCCTTACATGTACCCAGACAACTCTCTGAACGCTCGCGAGAACTTCCTGCGCATGATGTTCGGTTACCCGACCGAACCGTACGAGGTCGACCCAATCATGGTGAAGGCACTGGATAAGCTGCTTATCCTGCACGCCGATCACGAGCAGAACTGCTCCACCTCCACCGTCCGGATGGTCGGCTCCGCGCAGGCGAACATGTTCGTTTCCATCGCCGGTGGCATCAACGCGCTGTCCGGCCCGCTGCACGGTGGCGCAAACCAAGCCGTTCTGGAGATGCTCGAGGATATCGACCAGAATCACGGTGGCGACGCAACCGAGTTCATGAACCGCGTGAAGAACAAGGAAAAGGGTGTTCGCCTCATGGGCTTCGGCCACCGCGTCTACAAGAACTACGACCCGCGCGCTGCAATCGTCAAGGAAACCGCTCACGAGGTCCTGGACCACCTGGGTGGGGACCACCTGCTCGACCTTGCAATGAAGCTCGAAGAAATCGCGCTGAGCGACGACTACTTCATCTCCCGCAAGCTGTACCCGAACGTGGACTTCTACACCGGCCTGATCTACCGTGCCATGGGCTTCCCGACGGACTTCTTCACCGTCCTGTTCGCCATCGGCCGTCTCCCAGGCTGGATCGCACACTACCGCGAGCAGCTGGCGATGAACACAAAGATCAACCGTCCTCGCCAGATCTACACCGGCGAGACGCTGCGCAAGTTCGTTCCTCGCGACCAGCGCTAA
- the serC gene encoding phosphoserine transaminase: MSDFFTIPSEFIPADGRFGCGPSKVRPRQIEAIERGAESIIGTSHRQAAVKDVVGSIREGLSEFFSLPDGYEIVLSLGGATAFWDAATFGLIEKKSAHLSFGEFSQKFATAAAKAPWLDEPTVIKAEPGSVPTPQAVEGADVLAWAHNETSTGAMVDVVRPEGSEGSLVLIDATSGSGGLPVDMKQADVYYFSPQKCFASDGGLWLAAMSPAAIERIEKINSSDRFIPAFLNLQTAVDNSRKNQTYNTPAVATLLMLEDQVKWMNENGGLDGMVARTTKNSDILYTWAEQREETTPFVAEKSARSLVVGTIDFDESIDAAALAKTLRANGILDVEPYRKLGRNQLRIGMFPAIDSADIERLTKAIDACLDAGVARA; the protein is encoded by the coding sequence ATGTCTGACTTCTTCACCATCCCATCCGAATTTATCCCTGCGGACGGTCGCTTCGGCTGCGGCCCATCAAAGGTCCGCCCGCGTCAGATTGAGGCAATTGAGCGTGGCGCTGAGTCCATCATCGGCACCTCGCACCGCCAGGCTGCCGTCAAGGATGTTGTCGGCTCGATCCGCGAAGGCCTCTCCGAGTTCTTCTCCCTGCCCGACGGCTACGAGATCGTGCTCTCCCTGGGTGGCGCAACCGCATTCTGGGATGCCGCAACCTTCGGCCTGATTGAGAAGAAGTCCGCACACCTTTCCTTCGGCGAGTTCTCCCAGAAGTTCGCTACCGCTGCTGCAAAGGCACCGTGGTTGGACGAGCCAACCGTCATCAAGGCTGAGCCAGGTTCCGTGCCTACCCCGCAGGCCGTCGAGGGCGCTGACGTCCTCGCATGGGCCCACAACGAGACCTCGACCGGCGCAATGGTCGACGTCGTCCGTCCCGAAGGATCCGAGGGTTCTTTGGTGCTTATCGACGCCACCTCCGGCTCCGGCGGCCTGCCCGTCGACATGAAGCAGGCTGACGTCTACTACTTCTCCCCACAGAAGTGCTTCGCTTCCGACGGCGGCCTGTGGCTCGCAGCCATGAGCCCTGCCGCAATCGAGCGCATCGAGAAGATTAATTCCTCCGACCGCTTCATCCCGGCTTTCCTCAACCTGCAGACCGCTGTAGACAACTCGCGCAAAAACCAGACCTACAACACCCCAGCCGTAGCAACCCTGCTCATGCTGGAGGACCAGGTCAAGTGGATGAACGAAAACGGTGGCCTGGACGGCATGGTCGCGCGCACCACCAAGAACTCTGACATCCTCTACACCTGGGCTGAGCAGCGCGAAGAAACCACCCCATTCGTGGCTGAAAAATCTGCCCGCTCCTTGGTCGTGGGCACCATCGACTTTGACGAATCCATCGACGCCGCTGCCTTGGCGAAGACGCTGCGCGCGAACGGCATTCTCGACGTCGAGCCATACCGCAAGCTCGGCCGTAACCAGCTGCGCATCGGCATGTTCCCGGCCATCGACTCCGCAGACATCGAGCGCCTGACCAAGGCTATCGACGCCTGCCTCGACGCCGGCGTCGCCCGCGCTTAA